One genomic segment of Hypomesus transpacificus isolate Combined female chromosome 5, fHypTra1, whole genome shotgun sequence includes these proteins:
- the LOC124467968 gene encoding ferroxidase HEPHL1-like, with translation MAGVRSIFSGLVLLFSAIAQAECRDRVYYIGIVERNWDYAPSGKNLINGKSIADDEHASVFLEKGPHRIGRVYKKALYRQYTNASYSQETPRPAWLGFLGPILRAEVGDVIVVHLKNFASRNYSIHPHGVFYEKDSEGALYPDGTSGKLKHDDHVPPGSNYTYRWEVRPEYAPTEGDANCLTWVYHSHLEAPREVSSGLIGGLFTCKKGILRDSPVSGAAQARPEPERIDVDQFLFLMFTVTDESMSWYQEENIRTFCSDPDGVDREDPDFKESNLMHAINGYMYGNLPGIELCQFRRVAVHLFGMGNEVDIHTAYFQGSTLLDRGHRGDTVSLFPATFVTTEMVPMTTGKWLLSCQVNDHLQAGMQAFYQVSSCGMGDRPPGAPPGGQVRKYYLAAEQVRWDYAPSGMDKINNISLTEGESPSEVFLGRTEGRLGGRYQKVVYRAYTDATFSTRTPVTPESLHHGLLGPVLRAEVGDTLQVTFMNKADRNYSIQPHGLQFEKRFQGTSYQDGAEKPGSQVPPGQTFTYSWQVLEGPSPSDPPCIPYLYYSACDPIQDTNSGLVGPLLVCKKGTLGGSGIQRGVDKEMFLLFSIMDENLSWYLQANIDTYGTNESNPEDDNFLESNKMHAVNGFVYGNLPGLELCSGDRIVWYTFGLGTETDIHGIYFQGNTFQRQGTTRDTLKLFPHTTATVTMNARRAGVYEVNCRVMDHYMAGMRQQYSVAQCPGRNFTQTLANTRPLAVVQFFISAEEVEWDYSPSRSWELEKHQATLDNSPGNMFVGKGERQIGSRYKKAVYREYTDATFRTQRKRQADQQHLGIIGPIIRAEVGEQILITFRNNASRPYSIYAHGIETSDTRTPVEPGFMTEFRWDVPEGSGPGLSDPNCISYVYYSPVDFIKDLYSGLLGPLVVCRKGTLSGLGAGGGGGDRRRTDAQREFALLFLVFNENQSWYLKDNIRTYLNTNPDNFTSDDSFVESNMMHGINGQVYGNLKGLAMTRGELVDWYLLGMGNEMDIHTVHFHAETFTYKTDHVHRADVFDLFPGTFQTIEMVAGNPGTWLLHCHVSNHIHAGMETTFTIRANSSQGCFSSIATLLLCLALGLVGTVLY, from the exons ATGGCTGGGGTTCGGAGCATTTTCTCGGGTCTGGTACTCCTGTTCTCTGCCATAGCGCAGGCTGAATGCAGAGACAGAGTTTACTATATCGGGATTGTAGAGAGAAACTGGGATTACGCACCAAGTGGCAAAAATCTTATCAATGGAAAAAGCATCGCAGATGATGA acATGCATCTGTGTTCCTGGAGAAAGGGCCCCATCGTATTGGCCGTGTGTATAAAAAGGCTCTGTACCGGCAGTACACAAATGCGTCGTACAGCCAAGAGACCCCCAGACCGGCTTGGCTGGGTTTCCTAGGACCCATTCTGAGGGCAGAGGTTGGTGACGTCATAGTGGTGCACCTGAAGAATTTTGCATCCAGGAACTATTCCATACACCCCCACGGAGTCTTCTACGAGAAGGACTCAGAGG GGGCGCTGTACCCAGACGGGACCTCCGGCAAGCTAAAGCATGATGACCACGTGCCACCAGGCAGCAATTACACCTACCGCTGGGAGGTGAGGCCAGAATATGCCCCTACGGAGGGGGACGCCAACTGCCTAACCTGGGTCTACCACTCCCACTTGGAGGCTCCCAGGGAGGTCTCCTCTGGACTCATAGGCGGACTGTTCACCTGCAAGAAAG GAATCCTGAGGGACAGTCCTGTATCTGGAGCtgcccaggccaggccagaacCAGAGCGCATAGATGTGGACCAGTTCCTGTTCCTGATGTTCACAGTGACGGATGAGTCCATGAGCTGGTACCAGGAGGAGAACATCCGTACCTTCTGCTCTGATCCAGATGGAGTTGACCGGGAAGACCCAGACTTCAAGGAGTCCAACTTGATGCATG CTATCAACGGGTACATGTACGGTAACCTGCCCGGCATTGAGCTGTGCCAGTTCCGTCGTGTGGCCGTGCACCTGTTTGGCATGGGGAACGAGGTGGACATTCACACCGCCTACTTCCAGGGCAGCACGCTTTTGGACCGCGGTCACCGCGGCGACACCGTCAGCCTGTTCCCAGCCACCTTTGTCACCACTGAGATGGTCCCCATGACGACGGGGAAGTGGTTGCTGAGCTGCCAAGTCAACGACCACCTGCAGG CTGGGATGCAGGCCTTCTATCAGGTATCGTCCTGTGGAATGGGAGACAGGCCCCCAGGGGCTCCTCCCGGTGGCCAAGTGCGGAAATACTACCTGGCAGCCGAGCAGGTCAGGTGGGACTACGCTCCTTCAGGAATGGACAAGATAAACAACATATCACTCACAGAGGGTGAAAG tCCGTCTGAAGTGTTTTTAGGCAGGACAGAAGGCAGGCTTGGGGGCAGGTACCAGAAGGTGGTGTACCGGGCCTACACAGACGCCACGTTCTCCACCAGGACGCCGGTGACGCCGGAGTCCCTTCATCACGGCCTGTTAG GGCCTGTGTTGAGGGCTGAGGTCGGGGACACCCTCCAGGTGACGTTCATGAACAAGGCAGACAGGAACTACAGTATCCAGCCTCACGGCCTGCAGTTTGAGAAACGCTTCCAGGGCACCAGCTACCAGGATG GAGCTGAGAAACCCGGCTCCCAAGTCCCCCCAGGCCAGACCTTCACCTATAGCTGGCAGGTGTTGGAGGGTCCCTCGCCCTCAGACCCCCCCTGCATCCCCTACCTGTACTACTCTGCCTGTGACCCCATCCAGGACACCAACTCTGGCCTGGTAGGACCCCTGCTGGTGTGCAAGAAAGGAACTCTGGGAGGTTCAGGCATACAG agagGAGTAGATAAGGAGATGTTCCTGCTGTTTTCCATTATGGATGAGAACCTGAGCTGGTATCTCCAAGCGAACATTGATACTTACGGAACTAATGAGTCCAACCCAGAGGACGATAACTTTCTGGAAAGCAACAAGATGCATG CAGTGAATGGGTTTGTGTACGGGAACCTTCCTGGCCTGGAGCTATGCTCCGGGGACAGGATTGTGTGGTACACCTTTGGTCTGGGAACCGAGACAGACATCCATGGGATTTACTTCCAGGGCAACACCTTCCAAAGGCAGGGCACAACCCGGGACACACTCAAACTGTTCCCTCACACTACGGCTACTGTGACTATGAATGCAAGGAGAGCTG GTGTGTATGAGGTGAACTGCAGGGTGATGGATCATTACATGGCTGGCATGAGACAGCAGTACTCTGTGGCGCAGTGCCCTGGGAGGAACTTCACACAGACCCTGGCAAACACACGTCCCTTGGCCGTGGTCCAGTTCTTCATCAGCGCCGAGGAGGTGGAGTGGGACTACTCACCTTCCCGTTCCTGGGAGCTGGAGAAACACCAAGCCACCCTGGACAacag TCCAGGAAACATGTTTGTCGGCAAAGGTGAGCGGCAGATAGGCTCTCGCTATAAGAAAGCGGTTTACAGAGAGTACACTGATGCCACCTTCAGGACGCAGAGGAAACGACAGGCAGACCAGCAACACTTGGGAATCATAG GCCCCATTATCAGGGCAGAAGTTGGGGAGCAGATTCTAATCACCTTCAGGAACAATGCCAGTCGGCCCTACTCTATCTATGCCCATGGTATTGAGACCAGCGACACGCGCACTCCTGTTGAAccag GCTTTATGACAGAGTTCCGGTGGGATGTCCCTGAGGGGTCCGGCCCAGGGCTCTCTGACCCCAACTGCATCTCTTACGTCTACTACTCCCCTGTGGATTTCAtcaag gacctgTACAGTGGTCTGCTGGGGCCCTTGGTGGTGTGCAGAAAGGGGACTCTGAGtgggctgggggccgggggaggaggaggggacaggcgGAGGACGGATGCCCAGCGGGAATTCGCTCTGCTCTTCCTGGTGTTCAACGAGAACCAGTCGTGGTACCTGAAGGACAACATCAGGACCTACCTCAACACCAACCCTGACAACTTCACCTCGGACGACAGCTTTGTGGAGAGCAATATGATGCAtg gtatAAACGGTCAAGTGTACGGTAACCTGAAAGGCTTGGCCATGACCAGGGGGGAGTTGGTAGACTGGTACCTTCTGGGCATGGGGAATGAGATGGACATTCATACGGTTCACTTCCACGCCGAGACCTTCACATACAAG acggaCCACGTCCACCGTGCAGACGTGTTTGACCTGTTCCCAGGAACGTTCCAGACCATCGAGATGGTAGCCGGTAACCCTGGAACGTGGCTGCTACACTGTCACGTTTCAAATCATATCCACGCTGGCATGGAGACCACCTTTACtatcagag cAAACTCCTCTCAAG ggtgCTTTAGTTCCATAGCTACGTTGCTTTTGTGCCTAGCACTGGGACTGGTTGGGACTGTGTTGTACTAG